The DNA segment ACGTGCAATAAATATTTGAAGTCCACTATAAAAAATAAAACTATCTACCTGTCTATTTCTGAAATAGTTCATCTAACTACTAAATAGGGAATAGCCTTTTTTCCGCCCATTGATAGATATTCATTCCTTTGTCTCTATGAGATGCTTTTATACAAACAATTTTGTGGGATTAGTAAATTGCCTAACTATTAGCATTTAGGAAAATAACCAAGCCACTGACTAACTTTAAACCAACAAATATTATGATTGCAGTTATGTCTCTCAACGAATAAAGCTAGAAAACTTTATAAAAGTATATAATTATTAAAAATGAAGGGGACTTTTCCCGTATTTTTTTCTAATTGTTAATTTAGAGAAAGGTTGAGGGGGTTTAACAGATTAAATGATTAATAAAAAAATAAGCAATATATCTGTTGGAAACTGAGAAAATAAAATTTGGGTGCAAAACTAAATATTCCTGAGAATTCTAATATAGTAGCAGCTATAAAGAGGCGGCTAGGAGTTATTTTTAACTGCTAGAAATTAATTACATGAATCTGAAAATTGCTACTTAAAAGACACAATCTTAGTTAGGAAGCCCAACAATTCTCAGTAGTTAACAGTTGTCATGAAATTATGTACCAAACAAAGCATGAATCCCTCAAGGAAACTATGAATATTGCTGAATTGGGAACAATGGAAATAATAGAGAGCGTTGTAGAACATGAAGAACACTCTCTTGATACTTTAGAACTGATAATAGAAGAAGAACCCCCAATAACAGAGAATTTAGACTCAGAGGAACGTGATAGCGGGGATGAAATGGCGGCTGCCCGACCTTCGGGCTACAATAAAACCGAGCATGATGATGCGGTAGGTGCGTTCTTTAAAGAAATGGCACGTTATCCACTGCTAAAACCCGATGAAGAGGTAGAATTAGCCAGAAGAGTCAGATTTTTAGAAGAAGTTAGAGATTTACAAGCAGATCTGCAATTACAAATAGGGCAACATCCGACAAAAGCCCAAGTAGCTGGTCAACTAGAGATAACAGAAAAACAATTAGAAAATCGATTGTATCAAGGTCGAGTGGCGAAGCGTAAAATGATTCGCTCGAACTTGAGATTAGTAGTATCAATTGCCAAGCGATATCTAAATCGGGGAGTACCTTTTCTAGATTTAATTCAAGAAGGTGCAATGGGATTGAATCGAGCTACAGAAAAATTTGATCCCGATAAAGGATATAAGTTCTCTACTTATGCTTACTGGTGGATTAGACAAGCGATTACGAGAGCGATCGCTAATGATGCCAGAACCATCCGCCTACCCATCCATATTGTAGAAAAACTCAACAAACTCAAAAAAGCCCAACGGGAACTCAAACAAAAATTCAGCCGCAACCCTTCCGAAGCAGAAATGGCCGAAGCTTTGGAAATTAGCGTCCCCCAACTGCGCCAACTGCAACAACTCCGGCGACAAGCCCTATCTTTAAACCATCGTGTCGGTAAAGAAGAAGATACCGAACTGATGGATTTATTAGAAGATGAGGATAACTTATCTCCGGAAGCAAAAATGAACGAAAATATGATGCGTCAGGAGATTTGGGAAGTTTTAGGTGATGTCCTCACTCCCAGAGAAAAAGACGTAATTTCTCTACGCTATGGTTTGACAACTAGCGAACCTTGCACCCTGGAGGAAGTCGGAAATATGTTCAACTTATCCCGCGAACGAGTCCGCCAAATTCAAAGCAAAGCCATGCGTAAATTACGCCGTCCTCACATAGCCAAACGTCTTAAGGGTTGGTTGATTTGAGCTAGGAATTAGGGATTAGAGATTGGACTTTAGTATTTTTACTTAGGACTCATAACTAATACCAATTTGAAAAAGGAATGCGACAGATATAAAGCCCCAAACGCTTATCCCGTCTTGATTCTTAATTTTGTACTCCTGCGGAGAACCCAAAGGGTATTCTGTTGGCGCAAGCCTTATCTAGGAGACGCTACGCGTTGGCGGTTAGCCTCTCGTAAGAGATTGCCGTAGGCTATGAGTGAATTTTGAATTGGTATAACCTGACCATTTTTTATTCTGCCAAGAGTAACAAGTCAAAAAAATTACAACATAAGCACACCCTATTGGAGGCGATGGCGTTCCGCCCACCGTAGGCGATCGCTTAAACTATTGACTGTGGACTATAGACTATGAATGAATGACTGTGCGTAACGATTTGACCGTGCGTTTTGCTGAACCTGCTGATAGCGAAACACTATTTAGCTTAATTAAAGAATTGGCGGAGTACGAAAAATTAACTCATGCTGTAACTGGCAACGTTCTTGCACTTCAAGAGCATTTGTTTGGCTCCCAAAGATACGTTGAAGCAATTTTAGCGGAATCCTCAGGTCAAGCCGTAGGGTTTGCCTTATTTTTTCATAATTACTCTACCTTCCTCACCAAGCCAGGCATTTATCTAGAAGACTTGTTTGTCCTACCCGACTATCGACGACAAGGCATTGGTAAAGCACTCCTCACTAAATTAGCCCAAATAGCTGTCGAGCGTGATTGTGGACGACTAGAATGGAGCGTTCTGGACTGGAATGAATCAGCCCAAGCATTTTACCGCCACATGGGAGCAACCATATTAGACGATTGGCGAATTTGCCGCGTTACAGAAGACGCAATGAGCCAATTAGCCAAGGGGAAGTGAAGAAGGCAAGGGAGCAGGGAGCAGGTGAGCAGAGGGGCAGGGGAAGCAAAGAAGAAGAACCAATGACAACTGACAACTGACAACCGACTATTAAAGTTTGACAGCTTGTCATTTGACTATGACAGCAGCTCAACTGAAAATAATTGAGGATGATATTGGTCTCAATGAGCCTTATTTGCAGAGAGAACGCGACATGAAAAAGATTTTTTCCCTAGTACTGTTAGGCATAGCACTCTTCACTTTTGCCTTCAGTAGCCCTGCATTAGCAGCAGACAGTGTAAATGGAGCCAAGATATTCAGTGCTAACTGCGCTTCTTGCCATGCAGGTGGCAAGAATTTGGTTCAAGCACAGAAAACTCTGAAGAAAGCCGATTTGGAAAAATATGGGATGTACTCAGCAGAGGCAATCATTGCCCAGGTAACAAACGGTAAGAACGCCATGCCTGCTTTCAAAGGTCGCTTAAAACCTGAACAAATTGAAG comes from the Nostoc sp. PCC 7120 = FACHB-418 genome and includes:
- a CDS encoding GNAT family N-acetyltransferase, with protein sequence MTVRNDLTVRFAEPADSETLFSLIKELAEYEKLTHAVTGNVLALQEHLFGSQRYVEAILAESSGQAVGFALFFHNYSTFLTKPGIYLEDLFVLPDYRRQGIGKALLTKLAQIAVERDCGRLEWSVLDWNESAQAFYRHMGATILDDWRICRVTEDAMSQLAKGK
- a CDS encoding RpoD/SigA family RNA polymerase sigma factor, whose protein sequence is MYQTKHESLKETMNIAELGTMEIIESVVEHEEHSLDTLELIIEEEPPITENLDSEERDSGDEMAAARPSGYNKTEHDDAVGAFFKEMARYPLLKPDEEVELARRVRFLEEVRDLQADLQLQIGQHPTKAQVAGQLEITEKQLENRLYQGRVAKRKMIRSNLRLVVSIAKRYLNRGVPFLDLIQEGAMGLNRATEKFDPDKGYKFSTYAYWWIRQAITRAIANDARTIRLPIHIVEKLNKLKKAQRELKQKFSRNPSEAEMAEALEISVPQLRQLQQLRRQALSLNHRVGKEEDTELMDLLEDEDNLSPEAKMNENMMRQEIWEVLGDVLTPREKDVISLRYGLTTSEPCTLEEVGNMFNLSRERVRQIQSKAMRKLRRPHIAKRLKGWLI
- the petJ gene encoding cytochrome c6 PetJ, whose protein sequence is MKKIFSLVLLGIALFTFAFSSPALAADSVNGAKIFSANCASCHAGGKNLVQAQKTLKKADLEKYGMYSAEAIIAQVTNGKNAMPAFKGRLKPEQIEDVAAYVLGKADADWK